Proteins from a genomic interval of Candidatus Edwardsbacteria bacterium RifOxyA12_full_54_48:
- a CDS encoding 3-oxoacyl-ACP synthase: MKYAAILGTGHFVPEKILTNADLEKIVETTDEWITQRSGIKERHISDEKTPTSKLCIEAARRALEAAGIKPEELDFIIIGTITPDMMFPSTACIVQAALGAKNAAAFDLSAGCTGFIYGLELARSLITADPRRKILVIGAEELTKITDWTDRGTCVLFGDGAGAAVLGAVDEDRGILGTYLGADGNLGDLLYMPGGGSLNPASHQTVDEKMHVVKMAGNKVFPHAVRNMLEASMKAMESAGITKDQLNLLIPHQANIRIIEAIAERLGAGADTVYVNIQKYGNTSAASIPIALDEAVREGRIKKGDLVMLVAFGAGFTWGAVLIRW; this comes from the coding sequence ATGAAATATGCGGCCATTCTGGGGACCGGGCATTTCGTCCCCGAGAAGATATTGACCAACGCCGATCTGGAGAAGATCGTCGAAACCACCGATGAATGGATAACCCAGCGCAGCGGCATCAAGGAACGGCATATCTCGGATGAGAAAACGCCCACCTCAAAATTATGCATCGAGGCGGCCCGGCGGGCGCTGGAAGCGGCCGGAATAAAACCCGAGGAGCTGGATTTTATCATCATCGGGACCATCACCCCCGACATGATGTTTCCCTCCACCGCCTGCATCGTCCAGGCCGCCCTGGGCGCCAAGAATGCCGCGGCCTTCGATCTGTCGGCCGGCTGCACCGGGTTCATCTACGGGCTGGAGCTGGCCCGCTCCCTGATAACGGCCGACCCCAGAAGAAAGATACTGGTGATCGGGGCCGAGGAACTGACCAAGATCACCGATTGGACCGACCGCGGCACCTGCGTACTGTTCGGGGACGGGGCCGGAGCGGCGGTGCTGGGTGCGGTGGATGAGGACCGGGGGATCCTGGGAACCTACCTGGGGGCCGACGGCAACCTGGGAGATTTGCTCTACATGCCCGGCGGCGGCTCGCTGAATCCGGCCAGCCACCAAACGGTGGATGAGAAAATGCACGTGGTAAAGATGGCCGGCAACAAGGTGTTTCCCCATGCCGTCCGCAACATGCTGGAAGCTTCGATGAAAGCCATGGAGAGCGCCGGGATCACCAAGGATCAGCTGAATCTGCTGATACCGCACCAGGCCAATATCCGCATCATCGAGGCCATCGCCGAGCGGCTGGGGGCCGGAGCGGATACGGTCTATGTCAACATTCAGAAATACGGCAACACTTCGGCGGCCTCCATTCCCATCGCATTGGACGAGGCGGTGCGGGAGGGCCGGATCAAAAAGGGCGACCTGGTGATGCTGGTGGCCTTCGGGGCCGGATTCACCTGGGGAGCGGTGCTGATACGGTGGTAA
- a CDS encoding 50S ribosomal protein L32, with translation MPVPKRKHSNSRTGKRRANWKLTAPNLVKCSHCHQSRMPHRACPYCGYYGGREIVSIKEV, from the coding sequence ATGCCAGTCCCCAAGAGAAAACATTCCAATTCGCGCACCGGGAAACGCCGGGCCAACTGGAAGCTGACCGCCCCCAACCTGGTGAAGTGCTCCCACTGCCACCAGTCGCGGATGCCGCACCGGGCCTGCCCCTACTGCGGATACTACGGCGGCCGGGAGATCGTCAGCATCAAAGAAGTTTAA
- a CDS encoding pyridoxine 5'-phosphate synthase: MERIRLGVNIDHVATLRQARRSLQPDPVWAAAVATLAGADGITVHLRSDRRHIQDRDVQLLRQTVNTHLNVELAADDEMVGMMVNIKPDAVCLVPENPDEITTEGGLDLQKAGDRVARAARQLKAAGVSVTCFIEPDDKQVKLARKLGADSIEINTNAFSQARGDRIQKETARVAQAAKLAQKLGLKVHAGHGLNYFNLLPVVGIPQITELNIGHAIIAQAVLVGLDRAVRDMKALLER; the protein is encoded by the coding sequence ATGGAAAGAATAAGACTGGGCGTAAATATCGATCATGTGGCCACCCTGAGGCAGGCCAGAAGGTCCCTTCAGCCGGACCCGGTCTGGGCCGCGGCCGTGGCCACCCTGGCCGGGGCCGACGGCATAACGGTGCATCTGCGCTCCGACCGCCGCCATATCCAGGACCGGGACGTCCAGCTGCTTCGCCAGACGGTCAACACCCATCTCAACGTGGAATTGGCGGCCGATGACGAAATGGTCGGCATGATGGTCAATATCAAGCCCGATGCGGTGTGCCTGGTGCCGGAGAATCCCGACGAGATAACCACCGAGGGCGGGCTGGACCTGCAAAAGGCCGGTGACCGGGTGGCTAGGGCCGCCAGACAGCTGAAGGCGGCCGGGGTATCGGTGACCTGCTTCATCGAGCCGGATGACAAACAGGTCAAACTGGCCCGAAAACTGGGGGCCGATTCAATAGAGATCAACACCAACGCTTTTTCCCAGGCCCGGGGGGATCGGATACAAAAGGAGACCGCCCGGGTGGCCCAGGCCGCCAAGCTGGCCCAAAAACTGGGTCTGAAAGTGCACGCCGGGCACGGGCTTAATTATTTTAATCTGCTTCCCGTGGTTGGAATCCCTCAGATAACCGAACTGAACATCGGGCATGCCATCATCGCCCAAGCGGTGCTGGTGGGGCTGGATAGGGCGGTTCGCGACATGAAAGCGCTTTTGGAAAGGTAG
- the valS gene encoding valine--tRNA ligase (valine--tRNA ligase; ValRS; converts valine ATP and tRNA(Val) to AMP PPi and valyl-tRNA(Val); class-I aminoacyl-tRNA synthetase type 1 subfamily; has a posttransfer editing process to hydrolyze mischarged Thr-tRNA(Val) which is done by the editing domain), whose product MGKIPEKYQFDQIEKKLMQRWLDEKIYHWDENRGRQETFVVDTPPPTVSGSLHVGSAFGYIQQDVIVRQRRMKGLNIFYPMGWDDNGLPTERRVQNFYNVRCNTHLPYQSGFKPKNDKKSRPEEINRDNFIELCHNVTEEDEKVFKQLWQHLGLSIDWQLEYATIDDLCRKTSQLSFAKLFKDGHVYSMFAPHLWDVDFQTAVSQAEVEDRNMPGFFHNIRFGVEGDPAGSSQAASFVIATTRPELLASCVAVIAHPDDERYKALFGKKAVTPLFRVPVPIIANDKADPEKGTGILMVCTFGDVMDVEWWRQYKLPLRQTIGRNGRMMPVQFGTQGWESLTADQANEFYGQISGKNIKQAQAAVVQMLRTSEAEALPGLGAPLTEEPKPIEHPVKMYERGERPLEIIPTRQWYIRIMDKKEALIDQGNKIQWHPDFMKVRYQNWVQGLNQDWCVSRQRYFGVPFPVWYQLDPEGNPDYENPILADEKMLPTDPQSHPAPGFDESRRGKPNGFTGDPDVMDTWATSSMTPQIASHWALGDGRHQKVFPMDIRPQGPEIIRTWAFYTIVKAYLHENQIPWHNVLVNGWILDPDRKKMSKSVGNVITPEHLLQQYSSDGVRYWSAKARLGVDTAYDEALFANGKRLVTKLYNASKFVTGHLLNQNLALLTSDKITEELDRSFLDHLLQVVSKAGRHFDNFEYADALQYTESFFWEKFCDNYLELVKVRAYQEEMTPGKISALATLKVTLSVLLRLFAPFIPFFTEEAWSWMFATESGKQSSIHASAWPSETEFKDIAPSAEGDPFGAAMEVLSVVRKAKSEAKVSVKTPLKSLTISGDEGDIKVIKLIWNDLMQTAGARDAETSVAKPEASRFEIKAEL is encoded by the coding sequence ATGGGAAAGATACCTGAAAAATACCAATTCGACCAAATAGAAAAAAAGCTGATGCAGCGCTGGCTGGATGAGAAGATATACCACTGGGACGAAAACCGCGGAAGGCAGGAGACCTTTGTGGTGGATACTCCGCCGCCCACGGTAAGCGGTTCTCTGCATGTGGGGTCGGCCTTCGGATATATTCAGCAGGATGTGATCGTCCGCCAGAGAAGGATGAAGGGACTTAACATTTTCTATCCCATGGGCTGGGATGACAACGGCCTTCCCACCGAGCGCCGGGTGCAGAACTTCTACAATGTCCGATGCAACACCCATCTGCCTTACCAGTCCGGCTTCAAACCAAAAAATGATAAGAAATCGCGTCCCGAGGAGATCAACCGGGATAATTTCATCGAGCTGTGCCACAATGTCACCGAAGAGGACGAAAAGGTCTTCAAACAGCTGTGGCAACATTTGGGCCTGTCCATCGACTGGCAGCTGGAATACGCCACCATCGACGATCTCTGCCGGAAAACATCGCAATTATCCTTCGCCAAACTTTTCAAGGATGGGCATGTCTACTCCATGTTCGCACCGCATCTGTGGGATGTGGATTTCCAGACCGCGGTATCCCAGGCCGAGGTGGAGGATCGGAACATGCCGGGCTTCTTTCACAATATTAGGTTCGGGGTGGAGGGTGATCCGGCAGGCTCATCACAAGCGGCATCATTTGTCATCGCCACCACCAGGCCGGAACTGCTGGCCTCCTGCGTGGCGGTGATCGCCCATCCCGATGATGAACGGTACAAGGCGTTGTTCGGCAAAAAAGCGGTCACCCCGCTGTTCCGTGTCCCGGTGCCGATCATTGCCAACGACAAGGCCGATCCCGAGAAGGGCACCGGGATCCTGATGGTCTGTACCTTCGGCGATGTCATGGATGTCGAGTGGTGGCGCCAGTACAAACTCCCACTGAGACAGACCATAGGCCGCAACGGCCGGATGATGCCGGTTCAGTTCGGCACCCAGGGTTGGGAGAGCCTGACTGCGGACCAAGCCAATGAATTCTACGGACAGATCTCCGGCAAGAACATCAAACAGGCGCAGGCAGCAGTAGTTCAGATGTTGAGAACCTCCGAAGCTGAAGCCTTGCCGGGACTGGGGGCACCATTGACCGAGGAGCCAAAACCAATCGAGCATCCGGTAAAGATGTACGAGAGGGGCGAACGCCCTCTGGAGATAATTCCCACCCGCCAGTGGTACATCCGGATCATGGACAAGAAGGAGGCCCTGATAGATCAGGGCAACAAGATCCAATGGCATCCCGATTTCATGAAGGTCCGCTACCAGAACTGGGTGCAGGGCTTGAATCAGGATTGGTGCGTCAGCCGCCAGAGGTATTTCGGGGTGCCGTTTCCGGTCTGGTACCAGCTGGATCCAGAAGGCAATCCCGATTACGAGAATCCCATTCTGGCCGATGAAAAAATGCTGCCCACCGATCCTCAGTCGCATCCCGCCCCGGGATTCGATGAAAGCCGGAGGGGCAAGCCCAACGGCTTCACCGGCGACCCCGATGTGATGGACACTTGGGCCACCAGTTCCATGACCCCCCAGATCGCCAGCCACTGGGCGCTTGGTGACGGAAGGCACCAAAAGGTCTTTCCCATGGACATCCGGCCGCAGGGGCCGGAGATCATCCGGACCTGGGCCTTCTATACCATTGTCAAGGCCTATCTTCATGAGAACCAGATACCCTGGCATAACGTGCTGGTAAACGGCTGGATATTGGACCCCGATCGAAAGAAAATGTCCAAGAGCGTAGGCAATGTGATCACGCCGGAGCACCTGCTTCAACAATATTCTTCAGATGGCGTCCGGTACTGGTCGGCCAAGGCCCGTCTGGGGGTCGATACCGCTTATGACGAGGCTTTGTTTGCCAACGGCAAACGGCTGGTCACCAAGCTGTACAACGCTTCCAAATTCGTAACCGGACATTTATTGAACCAGAACCTTGCCTTGCTTACTTCCGATAAGATCACCGAGGAACTGGACCGCAGTTTTCTTGATCACTTGCTGCAGGTTGTCAGCAAAGCAGGAAGACATTTCGATAATTTCGAATATGCCGATGCCCTGCAGTACACCGAATCGTTCTTCTGGGAGAAGTTCTGTGATAATTATCTGGAGCTGGTCAAGGTCCGGGCCTATCAGGAGGAGATGACCCCGGGAAAGATCTCGGCCCTGGCCACCCTGAAAGTCACCCTGTCTGTATTGCTGAGGCTGTTCGCTCCGTTCATTCCCTTCTTCACCGAGGAGGCCTGGAGCTGGATGTTCGCGACGGAATCCGGAAAACAGAGTTCGATCCACGCTTCGGCCTGGCCGTCCGAAACCGAGTTCAAGGACATTGCTCCGTCAGCGGAGGGAGATCCCTTCGGCGCGGCCATGGAGGTCTTAAGCGTGGTCCGCAAGGCCAAGAGCGAGGCCAAGGTCAGCGTCAAAACGCCGCTGAAGAGTCTAACAATATCAGGGGACGAGGGGGATATAAAGGTCATAAAACTGATCTGGAACGATCTGATGCAGACGGCCGGGGCCCGGGATGCCGAAACCTCCGTTGCCAAACCGGAAGCCAGCAGATTCGAGATCAAAGCGGAACTCTAA